The DNA window TGCTGCCGAACTCGTCGACGAACCCGTCGGTCACCTTGAACGCCCCGCCGTACTCGGCAATGTCCTGCCCCATCACAATCACCTCGTCGTCGTCCCGCATCGCCGCCCGAAGACCATCCTGAATGGCGTCGATGAAGCGCGTCTCCTCCGTGTCCGCGTCGGGCGACGGCGGGTCCGGATCGGGCGACGGGGCAAAGACGGCGTCGCGCTCGGCCTCGGGGGTGCTGGTCACCGCCGGCCGGTCGAGGGCCCACTCCGCCAGCTCGTCGACCGCGGACTCGAGCTCGGCCCGGATGCTCTCCATCCGGTCGGCCCCGAGCAGCCCCTCCTCCCGCACCCGAGCGGCAAAGCGGTCGAGCGGGTCTTTTTCCTTCCACTCCTCGATGAGCTCGTCCGGGACGTACGCAGTGCCGGAGGCCTCCTCGTGGCCCCGCACGCGAAACGTCTTCATCTCCAGCAGCACCGGCCCCTCGGTCCGGGCGTGCGCCCGTGCCTCCCGAACCGCCTCGATGACGGCGAACACGTCGTTGCCGTCCACGATCATCCCCGGCATGTCGTAGCCGGCGGCCGCGTCGGCGATGTCGTCCGGGGCCACCGCCTCGTCGGTGGGCGTCGAGAGGCCGTAGCCGTTGTTCTCCACCAGGAAGAGGACCGGCAGGTCCCACACCGACGCCAGGTTGAGCGCCTCGTGGAAGTCGCCCTCGCGGGTGCCCCCGTCGCCACAGAACGCGCAGGCGACCCGGTCCGCCTCCCGAAACCGAACGGCCTGCCCCAGCCCGCACGCCACCGGCAGCATGGCGGCCATGTGCGAGATCATGCCCACGAGGTTTTTCGCCGGCAGCCCGAAGTGAAAGGTCCGGTCCCGGCCGTTCGTAAAGTCCCCCTTCTTCCCCATCAACTGGCAAAAGAGGCGCTCCCGGTCGACGTCGCGCGTGGTCCACACGCCGAGGTTGCGGTGCATCGGCAGGATGTAGTCGCGGTCGTCCAGCGCCCAGGCGGTGCCCGCGGCGACGGCCTCCTGACCGTACCCGCTAAACCATTTCGCGATGCGCCCCTGCCGGATGAGCGTCAGCATCTTTTCCTCGATGACACGGGGTTCGAGGAGCGCCCGGCAGAGCGCCTCGGCATCAAGGTCAGGGCCCGTATTGACAGATGACTCTGGAGAGGACATGTATCTCGTAGTTCGGAACGAAGACTGACGATGGACACTGCGAACAGAGGGCGGGCGAGACGAGGGCCGTTGGAAGCGTGCCCCCTCCGGCTCGCTTCTATTCCAGTCGGAAGGTGAAGGTGATCGTGCCGGTCTGGTTTTCCTGGGGCGCCCCCGGCGGCAGTGCGTTGAAGCGCCACTGTTGCAGGGCGTCCATGACGGCGGCCTCCAGTTCGGGATTGCCCTTGAGGAGGGGCACGCGCCGCACGATGCGCCCGTCCGGGTTGACGGTAATCCGAACCCGGATGCGGGCGTTCACCTTCTCGGCGTACTGGGGAAGGGGCGCCCGCTCGGGATCCCGGTCCAGCCCCTCAATGTCGTAGGGCGCAGCGGCCTCTTCCTGGGAGCCCGACCCCGGATCGCCCGATTCTTCGCCGGGCTCCTCGCTTGGCTCCTGCTGGTCGGCCTGCTGTTCGGTCTCGGGCTGGGCCTCGGCCTCCGGCACGGTCGTCTCCTCCTCGGTCGGCGGCACGGACTCCTCGCTCTGCTCCTCCTCCGGAAGGTTGACCGGCTCCGACTCGGGCTCCTCCGCCGTCTCGTCGGACTCGGCCTCCGGCTCGGGCGCCTCCTCCTGCGGCTCCGGCGTCGTCGTTTTCTCCACCTGCTCGGTGGCCTCCACCGGCTGCCCGGGCGAGAACTCGCCAAACTCCACCTCCACGTAGCCGAGCTGGGCCGGGCGGGGGCGCGACGCCGTCAGGAAGGCGAAGAGAAGGGCGAGCCCCCCGTGAAGGATGACGGTGGTGGCGACCCCGATCCAATCGCTACGGGACATGGGACGCGCGCAGTTGTGGAAGCAGGCGGGCGATCAGTGTTGTCGGTCGTAGAAACGTTGGACGGCCTCGGCCCGACAAAAGTTCGTCGCGTCGGCCCCTTGCCCCACCTCAGATCTCGTCAGCCGGCGTGGTCGAAGCGCGTCACGCCGTCGCGGACGAAGCGGCCCTCGTCGGGCACGTACCGCCGTTCCTCGACGGAGAAGGCCTCCGGCTCCACGGAGACGACGTTGTAGAAGTTGATTGGGCCCGTCGGTTCGCGCCAGCGATTGCTCGTCGCCGTGCCCGCGCTGGCAACGACGATGCGCGGGGTGCCCGGAATGATTTCGAGGGGCTGGATCGCAGAAATGTGGAGGTGCCCGCAGAGAATGAGGTCAATGCCCACCTCGCCCGCCACCGCGAGGGTCTGCTGGGCCTGCCGGGCCACGGGGTGCGGGCTGATGGGCCCGATGGCCGTGGGGTGGAGCTGGTGGTGCACCACGAGCACCTTGAAGCGGTCGTCCCCCGTCCCCGAGAAGAACGCACGCATGGCGGCCCGGTCGGCCGGACCGATGCGCCCCCCCTTGATCGACGGCCCGTACGCGGACGTGAGGCCGAGCGCGGCCACGCCGCCGGCCTCGAAGGTCGGGGCGAGGTCCTCCGTAATGAACTGCCTATAGCGCTCCAGGGGCGTCCGGAGTCGCTTTAGGGGGCGCCACCACGGATAAACGTCGTGGTTGCCCGCCACGACGAGGGTGGGCGGGCCCAGCGCGTCGAGCAGGTTTCGGGCCGCCCGGTACTCCGCCGGACGGGCCCGTTGTGTCAGGTCGCCGCTCACCGCGACGAGGTCGATGCCCGCCGCGTTGATCTCGTCCAGAAGCGCCTCCACCACTCCGGAGTCCGCAATGCGCCCGAAGTGAAGGTCGGAGATGTGAGCAATGGTCATAGCGCCGAACGCGGGCCTCGTAACCGTTCAACGCTACAGCAACAGGTTCATGGGTTCCTCCAGGTAGGACTTCACCGTGTCGAGGAAGTGGGCCCCCTTGGCCCCATCCACGACGCGGTGGTCGCAGGAGAGGGTCACCTTCATGCGCTTCCCCGGCACCACCTCGCCGTCCTCCACGACGGGCGTGTCGCGGATTTCGCCGATCGCCAGGATGGCCGAGTTGGGCGGGTTGATGATGGCCGTGAACTCCTCGATGCCGAACATCCCGAGGTTGCTCGTGGTGAAGGTCGCCCCTTCAAACTCCTCCGGCTCCAGGTCGCGGTCGCGGGCCCGCTCGGCCAAGGCCCGCGTCTCGCGGGCGAGCTCCGAGAGCCCCTTCCGGTCCGCGTCGCGAATGACGGGGGTGATCAGCCCCTCGTCGATGGCGACGGCAATGCCGATGTGCACGCGGTTGTGCTTGTGGATTTCGCCCTCGTCGGGGCGGTAGGCGGCGTTGACGTACGGGTGGTCGTGCAGCGAGAGGGCGCACGCCTTGGTGATGAAGTCGTTGAAGGAGATTTTCGCGCGGCCCTGCTCCTCCGCCAGATCATTGAGGTCCTCGCGCACCTCGATCGCGCGCTCCACGTCGATGTCGACCGTCAGGTAGTAGTGCGGGGCCGAGTACTTGCTCTCCGCGAGGCGCCGGGCGATGGTCTCCCGCATCTGCGTGATGCCTTCGGACTCGTACGCGGCCTCCTCGTCCGGCATCGCGTAGGACGGCGCCTCCGGGACGGACGGCTCGGGCTGGGGCGCCGGCTCCGGTTCGGTTGTCGGCTCCGGTTCGGGCGTCGATTCGGGCGCGGCCTCCTGCTTCTCGACATGGGTTTCCACGTCCCGACGCACGATGCGCCCCTCGGGCCCGGATCCGTCGACCTGCGCCAGTTCCACGTCGTGCTCCTGCGCAATGCGGCGGGCCAGAGGAGACGCCTTGATGCGGCGCCCCTCCGCGTCGGTCCCGGCGGGCACCGGCTCCGGCATCCGTTCGGACAACTGCCCGTCCCCGCTCGGCTCCGGCGCGGGCTCGGGCTCCACCTCCGGCTCGGCTGATGCATCCTCGGCATCGGCGTCCGAATCGACCTCGGCGTCCGGGTCGGCCTCGGGCTCCGCGGCCCCGTCCCCGCCGGCGTCATCCACGAGATCGGAGATGTCCTCCCCGGCCTCCCCAATCACGGCGATCAGCTCCCCGATGGGCACGGCGTCCCCCTCTCCGATCACTTGTTTGAGCAGCACCCCCTCGTCGAAGGCCTCCAGGTCCATCGTAGCCTTGTCCGTTTCCACCTGGGCCAGCACGTCGCCCGCCGACACCTCCTCGCCCTCGTCCACGAGCCAGGCGGAAAGCACCCCCTCCTCCATGGTGTCGCTCAACTTGGGCATTTCAATTGGAATCGCCATGGGTCAATGTCGAGTGTCAAAGTGTAGTACAAATGTCGAATGTAAAGGGGCACGGGCCCCAAAGGCCCGCGCCGAGCGCCGGGGCTTGCGGGGCGTTACTCGGCGTAGAGGACCCGGAGGCACTTGTCGACCGTCTCGTCGGCGCCCGGCATGTACTCGTCCATGAGGTTCGGCGCGTACGGGGCCGGGGTGTCCGGGGCCGTCACGCGCAGGATGGGCGCGTCGAGGTAGTCGAACGCACGGTCCTGCACCTGATGGGTAATCTCCGAGGCCACGCTGGTGAAGGGGGTGCTCTCGTCGATGACGACCAGCCGATTGGTCTTCACGACCGACTCCACGATCGTCTCGATGTCGAGCGGCTTGATGGTGCGCGGGTCGATCACTTCCGCCTCGTAGCCCTGCTCTTCGAGGGTCTCCGCGGCGTCCATCGCGATGTGGTAGCTCTTGCTGTGCGCCACGATCGTCACGTCATCGCCCTCCCGCGCCACGCGGGCCGAGCCGATCGGGATCGTGTAGTCGCTTTCCTCGCTCACCTCCCGCTTCATGCCGTACATGAGCTCACTCTCGAGAAAGACCACCGGGTCGTCGTCCCGGATGGCCGTCTTGAGCAGCCCCTTGCCGTCGTCCGGCACGGAGGGCGACACGACCTTGAGGCCGGGAATGTTCGAGTAGAGCGCCTCCGTGGAGTTGGAGTGGGTGGCCCCGAGCTGGCCGGCCGCCCCGTTGGGGCCGCGGAAGACAATCGGGACGTCGAACTGGCCGCCCGACATGTAGCGCATGTTGGGCGCGTTGTTGATGACCTGGTCGAAGGCCACGAACGAGAAGTTGAACGTCATGAACTCGACGATGGGCCGGAGCCCGTTCATCGCCGCCCCAATGCCGAGCCCCGCAAATCCGAGCTCACTAATCGGCGAGTCGATGACCCGGTCGGACCCGAAGTGATCGAGCATGCCCTTGCTTACCTTGTAGGCGCCGTCGTACTCGGCCACCTCCTCCCCAATGAGGAAGATGTCGTCGTCGCGCTCCATTTCCTCGGTCATTGCTTCCCGGAGCGCCGTGCGGAATTCCAGCGTAGCCATATTCAAGTGCGAGTTTCGAAGTGCAAATGTCGAATGGGGAAAGCGGAGAGTGGCGGGCCGTGGGACCGGCCCCAACACTCAGACGTTCACGGGACCTAGGCGATAAAGGGGTAGTCCTCCTGGGTGTAAATGTCGTCGTAGATGGCCTCTTCGTCCGGGAAGGACGCCTCGTTTGCCGCGTCGATGGCGTCTTTGACCCGCTCCTTCACCTCCTCGTCGATCGCCTCCATGTCGGCCTCGGTGGCCAGGCCCCGGTCGAGGATGTAGTCCTGGAGGCGGTTGATGGCATCTTGGCTCTGGCGCTGATCGAGCTCGCCTTCCCCCCGGTACTCGGCCGGGTCGGTGATGGAGTGGCCCTGGTAGCGATACGTGCGCACCTCCAGGAGCGACGGCTGATCGTTGCGGGCGTAGTTCTCCACGTGGTCCTGGACCGCCTTGTTGACGCTGAACACGTCCATGCCGCTGGCCAGGGACGCGGGAAAGTCGAAGTTGTAGCCGTGCTTGAAGAGGTCGGGCTTGCTGAAGGCACGGTCCACCGCCGTGCCCATCGCGTACTGGTTGTTCTCGCAGACAAAGACGATGGGCAGTTCGTAGATGCCGGCCAGGTTGCACGCCTCGCGGAACGCCCCCTGGTGCATCGCCCCGTCCCCGAAGAAGCAGAGGCACACGTTGTCCTCGCCCCGATACTTGTGGGCGAAGGCGAGGCCCGCGCCGAGCGGCAGGTGGGCGCCGACGATGGCGTGCCCGCCCATCATTTTCTTCTCGGCGTCGAAGAAGTGCATCGAGCCGCCCTTCCCCTTCGAGCAGCCCGTCTCTTTGCCAAACAGCTCCGCCATGCCCGCCTCGGGCGTGATGCCCATCGCCAGCCCCATGCCGTGGTCGCGGTAGGCGGTAATGACCGAGTCGTCCCCCAGCTCAATGGCGTTGACGCTGCCGGTCGAGACCGCCTCCTGCCCAATGTAGAGGTGCAGAAAGCCCGAGATCTTCTGGCGCTGGTACATCTGGCGGCACCGGTTCTCGAAGCGCCGCTGCAGCAGCATGTTGCGGAGCAGGTCGAGCACCTCATCGTCCGCAATGCCCAGCTCGTCGTGCCCGTACGTGTCGGCGGGATAGGTCTCGTAGGTAACCGTTTCTTCGAGCGGCCCCTCGGGAATGTCGATGGTCTGCCGGGTGGCCGCCCCGCCCGCAGACGAGTCGGCGTCGCCCTCCGAGAGCGGGCTCGGGCGCTTCTCGGTGGTTGCGGCGCCGGTGGAGGTGCCGTTGGCCCCTCCGGTGGTCGGGGCCCCCGTGCCCGCTCCCTCGAGGGCATTCTGGATGTCTTGGGCGTAGGCCGGGCCGATGCCGGACAGGTCTTCCAGCGACTCCACGTCTCGCAGGTCGGCGAGGCTCGTGACGCCGGCCTGCTTGAGTCGGGACGCGTGGGGGAACCCCTCCGGAAAGTCGGCTCCGCCGTTGAGGCTTCCATTCGAACCGGAACTGGAGTTTGGGGCCGAGGTGTCGTCAGCCATGACAAGCGGCGAGGTTGGGTGAGTAGAACCATGCGTCGGCGAGTGCCGGCCCCGTCAGTCAGGAGCAACACCGGACAGTCGCCGCGTAGGGCTGGACGGATCCACGATGCCAGCCGAAGAAGCAATTTTGTCAAGCCCTTGTATCTCACTATTCCCCCCTCGGTTTCGACACATCCACGCCCGCTGAAACCCGTTTTTCATTAAAACCTGCCGGCGGACTCGGAAATGCCCCGGTGCATCATTTATGTAGATTTCCCGTGTTGGCATCCGGTTCGTCAACGGCCGCTCCGCGTCCGCGGCCGGTTCCGCACTTTCGTCCGTTCTCACGCTTTTCCCTCTCCTCCGGTGTCCGACCCGTCTCCGTCATCCTCCGACGCGTCTCCCCCCGACGCCCTGGTCATCATCCCCACCTACAACGAGGCCGATAACATTGGCCCGGTAATCGACCAGGTGCTGGAGCAGTCGCCCCCTCTTTCTGTCCTCGTCGTGGACGACAACTCGACCGACGGGACCGCCGACCTCGTGCGGTCGAAGAAGACGGACGCGCTCGACCGGGTTCACCTGATCGAGCGAAGCGGCAAGCTGGGCCTGGGCACCGCCTACCTCCGCGGCTTCCGGTACGCCCTGGCGCAGGACTACACCTACATCTGCGAGATGGACGCCGACCGCTCCCACGACCCCAACGACCTGCCGCGCCTCATCGCGCCGGTGCGGGAGGGGGAGGTGGCCCTCGCCATCGGGTCGCGCTACGTGGAGGGAGTGCGCGTGATCAACTGGCCGCTTTCCCGCCTCGTCCTCTCCTACGGGGCCGGCGTCTACACCCGCGCCATCACCCGCCTGCCCCTCCTGGACGTGACCGCCGGCTTCAAGTGCTTCCACCGGCGCGTGCTGGAGACCCTGCCGCTCGACCGCGTCAACTCCGACGGCTACGCCTTTCAGGTCGAGATGCACTACCGCACCTGGCGGGCGGGCTTTCCGTTCACGGAGGTGCCGGTCGTCTTCACGGAGCGGACCGAAGGGGAGTCGAAGATGCGACGCGAAATCGTGGTGGAGGCGGCCCTGAAGGTGTGGGAGCTTCGGCTCCAAGACCTCCTCGGGCGGCTGTAGTCCGCGGCCGCCGGGGCCCACGCTTCTCGTCGTCTTTTCGGTTTTCTAATGAAGGGAGTCGCCGCCGCGTGTTACCTTGGCCGGTACCAGTGCGCCTGCCACTCCTGCCTGTTCATCCTTTCTCTCCCAACAACTCGACCCAACCATGAGCCCCTCCGGCGAACGCATCACAGTCGACGACGGCACCCTCCACGTCCCCGATACCCCCATCATCCCCTACATCGAGGGCGACGGCGTGGGGGCCGACATCTGGGCCGCGGCCCGTCCGGTGTTCGATGCCGCCGTGGAGACGGCCTACGACGGCGAGCGCGCCATCGAATGGACGGAAGTGCTGGCCGGCGAGAAGGCCAAGGAGCACACCGGCGACCTCCTCCCCGAGAACACGGTGGAAACCATCCGCGAGCACCGCGTCGCCATCAAGGGCCCCCTCACGACCCCCGTCGGCGCCGGCTTCCGGTCGCTGAACGTCGCCCTGCGCCAGAAGCTGGACCTCTACGCCAACGTCCGTCCCACCTACTACATCGACGGCGTGCCCTCGCCGATGAAAAATCCGGAGCAGATGGACATGGTCACGTTCCGGGAAAACACCGAGGACGTGTACGCCGGCATCGAGTGGGAGGCCGGGACCGAGGGCGCGGAGCAGGTCCGGGCGTTCGTCGAGGACCAGATGGGCTTCGACGACACCATCCACGACGGGCCGGTGGGCATCGGGATCAAGCCGATCACCGAGTTTGGGACCAAGCGGCTCGTCCGCGAGGCCATCGACTACGCCCTGGAGTCCGACGGCCACCAGTTTGTCACCCTCGTCCACAAGGGCAACATCATGAAGTTCACCGAAGGCGCCTTCCGCGACTGGGGCTACGAGGTCGCCCGCGAGGAGTACGGCGACGCGGTGATCACCGAGGACACCCTCTGGGAGGAGCGCGACGGCGATCCGCCCGAAGACGCGGTCGTGGTGAACGACCGGATCGCCGACAACATGCTGCAGCAGGTGCAGACACGGACCGACCAGTACGACGTGCTGGCGATGCCGAACCTGAACGGCGACTACCTGTCGGACGCCTGCGGGGCCCAGATCGGCGGCCTCGGCGTGGCGCCGGGCGCCAACTTCGGCGACGCCGCCTGCCTGGCCGAGCCCGTTCACGGCTCCGCGAACAAGTACGCCGGCCAGGACAAGGTCAACCCGTCGGCGCTCATTCTGTCGGGCCGCCTCATGTTCGAGTACATGGGCTGGGACGAGGCCTCCGCGGTCATCCTCGAGAGCCTGGCGGAGACGATCCAGCAGAAGCGCGTGACGTACGACTTCGAGCGCAACCTGGAGGACGCCGAGCTGCTCAAGTGCAGCGAGTTCGGGCAGGCCGTGGTGGAAAACATGAGATAACTGTTCCGGACGACCGGCTCCCCCCCTCAGCGAAAGAGCGGCATCGTGGCGGCCCCACGGTGCCGTTTTTCTGTTTGCCCCGTTCTTTTGATACACTGCATTCGCTCATGGCCTTCTCGCTCTCTCGCCTCGTACCCCGCCTTGCCGAGCGCCTGGGCGGCCCGCTGCCGGGCCACGAGGCGCACCTCCGCATGGCGCCCCAAAATCCGAGCCGGCGGGCCGACCTCTCGGTGGAGGCGCGGGACTGTCGGGACGCCGGGGTGCTCCTGCTCCTGCACCCGGACGAGGCGGATCCGTCTGTGGTGCTGACCGTCCGGCGCGACCACCTTCCCGACCATGCCGGCCAGATTTCGTTTCCGGGAGGGCGACGGGAACGCGGCGAGTCGCTCTCGGACACGGCCCTGCGGGAGGCGGAGGAAGAGATCAACCTGCCCCCGGCGTCCGTGGACGTGCTCGGCGCCCTGACGCCGCTCTTCATCCCGCCCTCCAATTTTTGCGTGCATCCCTTCGTGGGCCACACGCCCTCCCCCGCGTCCCTCCGCCCCACCGACGCGGAGGTCGGACGGATTCTGCAGGTTCCCCTCGCGCGTCTCTTGGATCCGGCCGCCCGCACGACCGAGACGCGCCCCCTCAACGGGAGGGACGTGGACGTGCCGTACTACGACGTGGCCGGCCATACTGTCTGGGGGGCCACCGCCATGATGCTGGCCGAGTTCCTGGCCGTGGTGCGGGACGCGACGGCGTCGGCCGAATAACCCCCGCCCCTATTCGGTGCCGTCGGGATTCGATGCCGCTTCCGCCCCCACGAGCGAGCGCCAGCCCACCCGTCCCCACCGCTCCGGGGCGTAGCGCTGGATCCACCGCCGGTCGACCCAGTGCTTGAGTCGGAGGGACCACGTGCGGGCCGTCCACAGGGGACCCGCCGTCCAGATGGCGCGGCGCGTTCCGGTAGAGAGCAGCAGCGGCGCGACCGGGTACGGGCGAAAGACCGTCAGGTCCGACGCGGCCGGGGCCGAGCCGTCCCCCGCGAGTCGACGTACAGTGGTGTCGAGGTTTGCCCGGAGGTCCGGCCCCTGCTTCACGGCGTGCACGCCCACCTTGTCCAGGTCCAACTCCGGAATGGTTCCGCAATCGCCGGCGGCGAAGATGCGGGGATGGGTGGGGGTGCGCAGGCGCCGGGTTACGTGCAGGAAGCCCCGCCCATCGGTCGAAAGCCCGCTTTCACGGAGCAGCGGCGGAGCGACGGCCCCGGTGCTCCAGAGCACCGCGTCGGGATGGATCGTGTCGTGTTCGCCCGAGTCCGTTCGCATGTCTACCTGAGCGCGACCTTCATCGGATCCGTGCACCTCGTCGACGGTCGTCGCCGTCCGGATGGTCGCGCCTCGTTCCCGGAGCAGCCGGGCCGCGTAGGCGCGCATGCCCTCCGGAAACCCCGGCAGGATCTTCCCCGACTGCTCCACAATCGTCAGCGAGAGGTCCGCCGCCCGGCCGGCCCCGGCGAACCGGCCCGTGATGTTGAGGGCCACCTCCACCCCAGCCGCCCCGCCCCCTACGATCGTCAGGCCGAGCGTCTCCGTCGGGGCATCGAGCACCTGCTTCAGATGGGGACGGAGGGCACGGACGCGGTAGATCGGCTTCGTGCCCACCGCGGCGTCGGGCAGGGCCGGATTCACCCCCCCGACATCGATCGCCAACACGTCGTAGGGGATGGTGTCCCCCTCGGCCGTCGTGACCATGCGGGCCTCCGGATCGAGGGCCGTGGCCCGGTCCGCCACGTGCGTGGCCCCCGCCTCACGGGCCAGCCTCCGCAGGTCCACGCGGATGTCGTCAACCGCGTACACCCCGCCCAGGTGCTCCGGCACCATGCCCGAGTAGTAGAGCCAGCGTTGGGGATCAACGAGGGTTACCTTGACCCCCGCGTCGGTCCATTCCCGGGCATGGGCGAGGCTGGGAAGCATGGCGTGTCCCCCTCCGACGAGGACGAGATGCAACGGATCAGACATCGGACTGCGATCCATCAAGAGCGTAAGGCGGCGAAAGCCCCCACGAGGTTAGGGACAATTGTGGCGTACAAAACCTCCATCAGTTGCGCTGCTCGTGTCGCGTCGAGAGGCCCATGGGGAGGTACACAGGGCACGTTCCGACGAAGCTCGTGAGGAGAAACGCCACGGCCCCGACGCCCAGGACGAGCGCCGTGGTGCCGCCGAGGGTGCCCGTGGCGTACAGCACGCCAACCACGAAGGCGGCGACGGTGCGAAGGATTCGGTCGAGGGATCCCATGTTTTGGGTCATAAGGGGGTATGAGTTCGGAATGGACGCAGCGAGCGCCGTACCGTACTGGCGGCGGCATTGTGAGTGATTGATCACTCACAACTGACACCGGTGCCAATGTGAGAGGTTCCGGTAGGGATGCACGATCCGCCCGACACGACAGAATCGCCCCTCTTATTTGAACTCCTCACGAACCGTTGAACCTGTGCGAGTAGGCAGCATAGAGTGGTTGTGAGTGATCACTCACTCATTCCTCCCTCTATTTGGGGCTTTCTCTCCCACTCGCCTACGCCCATGACCAAGCGAGACGACATTTGCGAGGCCGCCCTCACTCTCTTCGCCGAGAACGGCATCGAGGCCACAACGACCCGCGAAATTGCGGAGCACGCCGGGGCCGCCGAGGGGACGCTCTACCGCCATTTCGACGGCAAGGCCGACCTCGCCCAGTGGCTCTACCGGCGCTGCCTGAATCAACTCCGCGACACCCTTACGGATGCCGACGAGGCGACATCCACCCCGACCGATCGGTTGGAGGCCCTCGTACGCGGCGTGTTTGACTTTTACGCCTCGAGGCCCGCCTCGTGCACCTACCTGCTCTCGGCCCGGGAATCGGGCGCCGTGGGCGCGAGTGAGAGCGACGCGCCGCCCTCCCCAGTCCACCTGTTTGCGAGCGTGCTCGACGAGGGCACGCGGCAGGGCGTCTTTCGGGAAACCTCATCCCCCCTCGTCGCCGGATGGATTCTCGCGATGGTTCAGCGTACCGTTCTCTTTTTGAAGACCGAGGCCCTCTCTTTGAGCACGCAGGACGCGATCGACCAGACGGTCGACGCGGCCCGCCGCCTGGCGATGCCCTCTCCGCGCTGAGACGCGAAGGCGCCGCGACCGTTTCTCCACTACGAACCCGACCCCCCACATGTATTTTCCAGTTGTGAGCGAACGATCACTCACGTCCGGCCCGCGAATCGGAGGTGCGCTGTGGATACTGATGTTCGGCATCATTGCGCTTCTTCCCGTTCGGGGGGCGGCGCAGCCGGCCGCGGTCGTCGATGACGACACGTCCGCCACGTTATCCCTGTCGCTGGACGAGACGCTGGCCCGGGCCCAGGAGGAGAGCTTTCCGGCCCGGTCGGCGGAGGCGACGCGGCGGGCGGCAACGGCCCGCAAGCGGCAGTCGCTCGGCGTCTTCCTCCCCCGGATCACCGCCCGTGAGCAGGGG is part of the Salinibacter ruber DSM 13855 genome and encodes:
- the icd gene encoding isocitrate dehydrogenase (NADP(+)), encoding MSPSGERITVDDGTLHVPDTPIIPYIEGDGVGADIWAAARPVFDAAVETAYDGERAIEWTEVLAGEKAKEHTGDLLPENTVETIREHRVAIKGPLTTPVGAGFRSLNVALRQKLDLYANVRPTYYIDGVPSPMKNPEQMDMVTFRENTEDVYAGIEWEAGTEGAEQVRAFVEDQMGFDDTIHDGPVGIGIKPITEFGTKRLVREAIDYALESDGHQFVTLVHKGNIMKFTEGAFRDWGYEVAREEYGDAVITEDTLWEERDGDPPEDAVVVNDRIADNMLQQVQTRTDQYDVLAMPNLNGDYLSDACGAQIGGLGVAPGANFGDAACLAEPVHGSANKYAGQDKVNPSALILSGRLMFEYMGWDEASAVILESLAETIQQKRVTYDFERNLEDAELLKCSEFGQAVVENMR
- a CDS encoding polyprenol monophosphomannose synthase; its protein translation is MPRCIIYVDFPCWHPVRQRPLRVRGRFRTFVRSHAFPSPPVSDPSPSSSDASPPDALVIIPTYNEADNIGPVIDQVLEQSPPLSVLVVDDNSTDGTADLVRSKKTDALDRVHLIERSGKLGLGTAYLRGFRYALAQDYTYICEMDADRSHDPNDLPRLIAPVREGEVALAIGSRYVEGVRVINWPLSRLVLSYGAGVYTRAITRLPLLDVTAGFKCFHRRVLETLPLDRVNSDGYAFQVEMHYRTWRAGFPFTEVPVVFTERTEGESKMRREIVVEAALKVWELRLQDLLGRL
- a CDS encoding TetR/AcrR family transcriptional regulator, translating into MTKRDDICEAALTLFAENGIEATTTREIAEHAGAAEGTLYRHFDGKADLAQWLYRRCLNQLRDTLTDADEATSTPTDRLEALVRGVFDFYASRPASCTYLLSARESGAVGASESDAPPSPVHLFASVLDEGTRQGVFRETSSPLVAGWILAMVQRTVLFLKTEALSLSTQDAIDQTVDAARRLAMPSPR
- a CDS encoding NUDIX hydrolase — encoded protein: MAFSLSRLVPRLAERLGGPLPGHEAHLRMAPQNPSRRADLSVEARDCRDAGVLLLLHPDEADPSVVLTVRRDHLPDHAGQISFPGGRRERGESLSDTALREAEEEINLPPASVDVLGALTPLFIPPSNFCVHPFVGHTPSPASLRPTDAEVGRILQVPLARLLDPAARTTETRPLNGRDVDVPYYDVAGHTVWGATAMMLAEFLAVVRDATASAE
- a CDS encoding YgaP family membrane protein, with the translated sequence MTQNMGSLDRILRTVAAFVVGVLYATGTLGGTTALVLGVGAVAFLLTSFVGTCPVYLPMGLSTRHEQRN
- a CDS encoding NAD(P)/FAD-dependent oxidoreductase; this encodes MSDPLHLVLVGGGHAMLPSLAHAREWTDAGVKVTLVDPQRWLYYSGMVPEHLGGVYAVDDIRVDLRRLAREAGATHVADRATALDPEARMVTTAEGDTIPYDVLAIDVGGVNPALPDAAVGTKPIYRVRALRPHLKQVLDAPTETLGLTIVGGGAAGVEVALNITGRFAGAGRAADLSLTIVEQSGKILPGFPEGMRAYAARLLRERGATIRTATTVDEVHGSDEGRAQVDMRTDSGEHDTIHPDAVLWSTGAVAPPLLRESGLSTDGRGFLHVTRRLRTPTHPRIFAAGDCGTIPELDLDKVGVHAVKQGPDLRANLDTTVRRLAGDGSAPAASDLTVFRPYPVAPLLLSTGTRRAIWTAGPLWTARTWSLRLKHWVDRRWIQRYAPERWGRVGWRSLVGAEAASNPDGTE